A window from Sphingobacterium hotanense encodes these proteins:
- a CDS encoding PKD-like family lipoprotein — translation MKLRYLKYSIYVLCALVMIACTKDKGNYDYKDINSVEINGIEDHYLIEFGSTPNINPTLEFSKDPNFKEENYSFEWISFNHGEVQLSTARKLLHTGKNFDIPLALSLGKYTLYYRVKEKSTGILWTGKFEIEVTGSIKGGWAVLSEVDNNSQLDYFEYDLETNSHPKEYRDFASYFIDSETGAQLTLEGKPKFIEGWANTTAATGTNRYLLYVGTDKKTEKINVTAGFQWSERFNFSFETLNNMELPRLDRIYPIATSQGYGMYNGVLHKRVNIANINFGNPANLLNGELVELAPFIAVNRMQITGNVALVYDKKNQRFLRCTANNTALTGSLSMAGAAFNPNAVGMDLVWMGSTNINNGSAYAVLTKDGKFHLARTTNNITTFEARYLDDISSLPGIAQAKHFEIDQIYGYLQYAVGGKLYQYDVDTKETKLMKDFGNREITMLTHNKGNYVTYTTAINPAQVDKAGRRFLPVIKALIVATYDPTNPKTSGQVDFFEAPQFNMEYTTYYSFSGLGKVQDVACVEFPTGY, via the coding sequence ATGAAGTTAAGATATTTAAAATATAGCATATATGTCCTTTGTGCACTTGTCATGATTGCCTGCACAAAAGACAAAGGTAATTACGATTACAAAGACATCAACTCGGTCGAAATTAATGGAATTGAAGACCATTATTTAATCGAGTTCGGAAGTACGCCCAATATCAACCCTACTTTAGAATTCTCCAAAGACCCGAATTTTAAAGAAGAAAACTACAGCTTCGAATGGATTAGCTTCAATCATGGTGAAGTGCAGCTTAGCACGGCCAGAAAGCTTTTGCATACGGGTAAAAACTTTGATATTCCATTGGCGTTAAGTCTCGGAAAATACACTTTGTACTACCGCGTAAAGGAAAAGTCAACAGGCATTCTTTGGACCGGGAAATTTGAGATTGAGGTTACAGGATCGATCAAAGGCGGTTGGGCAGTTTTATCGGAGGTTGACAACAATTCGCAATTAGACTACTTTGAGTATGATTTAGAAACAAATAGTCACCCGAAAGAATATAGAGACTTTGCCTCTTACTTTATCGATTCAGAAACGGGAGCACAACTTACACTGGAAGGTAAACCAAAGTTTATCGAAGGATGGGCAAATACAACAGCAGCAACAGGAACAAACAGATACTTGCTTTATGTAGGAACAGACAAGAAAACGGAGAAAATTAACGTCACTGCAGGGTTTCAATGGAGCGAGCGATTCAACTTCAGCTTCGAGACCCTGAACAATATGGAATTGCCGCGCCTAGACAGAATATATCCGATTGCAACCAGTCAGGGATACGGAATGTACAACGGTGTTTTGCACAAACGTGTAAACATCGCAAACATCAACTTCGGTAATCCCGCCAATCTTTTGAATGGTGAACTGGTTGAACTTGCTCCGTTTATTGCTGTGAACAGAATGCAAATTACTGGGAATGTTGCTTTAGTGTATGACAAAAAGAATCAACGCTTTTTAAGATGCACTGCTAACAACACCGCGCTAACCGGATCCTTATCGATGGCTGGCGCTGCTTTCAATCCAAACGCAGTCGGAATGGACTTGGTTTGGATGGGCAGCACCAACATCAATAATGGATCCGCCTATGCGGTATTGACCAAAGATGGAAAATTTCATCTTGCAAGGACGACTAATAATATCACGACGTTTGAAGCGAGATATCTTGATGATATTTCTTCCCTACCGGGTATTGCACAAGCAAAACACTTTGAAATCGATCAGATTTACGGATACCTTCAATATGCTGTTGGAGGAAAGCTCTACCAATATGATGTTGACACCAAAGAGACCAAATTGATGAAAGACTTTGGCAATCGCGAGATAACTATGTTAACGCATAATAAAGGAAACTACGTGACTTACACTACTGCAATTAATCCTGCACAAGTGGATAAAGCTGGACGCCGTTTTCTACCGGTTATCAAAGCCCTTATCGTAGCGACCTATGATCCTACCAATCCTAAAACATCCGGACAGGTAGACTTCTTTGAAGCGCCACAATTTAATATGGAATACACGACTTATTACAGTTTCTCGGGCTTAGGTAAAGTCCAAGATGTGGCATGTGTTGAATTTCCGACTGGTTATTAA
- a CDS encoding DUF4843 domain-containing protein: MNTLKIKLFFASLFLLALSACNEDKLDLYDQEATGSSIYFYTPYATANQSVPTTQHKFSFAFEQLEVKEKTIDIPVRITGIPQSTDREFSIKFDPNSTLKEGTHFVLENDKLFVPADSIKSSVSIKLIRTADLQTEPLELRMKLVKSADFNTYFREQFNIAKTKATSVLDFSLVVDDIFGAPYAWIQYSSRFEPALGKYSKEKFNLLLEIFDLDVELFTDPTVNPNTAFGISTMTYWKNYFKYWLLKEKEAGRIHVDGNGDPITIPN, from the coding sequence ATGAATACTTTAAAAATAAAACTATTCTTTGCGAGTCTTTTTCTCCTCGCATTATCGGCTTGTAACGAAGATAAGCTCGACCTATATGACCAAGAAGCAACGGGAAGCAGCATTTACTTCTATACACCCTATGCTACTGCCAATCAATCCGTGCCTACGACACAGCATAAATTTTCCTTTGCTTTTGAACAATTAGAAGTAAAAGAAAAAACGATAGACATTCCTGTTCGGATCACGGGTATTCCACAAAGTACGGATCGGGAATTCTCGATTAAATTCGACCCCAATTCAACATTAAAAGAGGGAACCCACTTTGTATTGGAAAATGATAAACTGTTTGTACCAGCCGATTCTATCAAGTCAAGCGTGTCCATTAAATTGATTCGCACGGCAGATCTGCAGACGGAACCCTTGGAATTGCGAATGAAACTTGTGAAGTCCGCAGACTTTAACACCTACTTCAGAGAGCAATTTAATATCGCAAAAACCAAAGCTACTTCTGTTTTAGATTTTAGCTTAGTCGTTGATGATATCTTCGGTGCGCCATATGCGTGGATTCAATATAGCTCACGTTTTGAACCGGCATTAGGGAAATATTCTAAAGAGAAGTTCAACTTATTATTGGAAATATTTGATCTGGATGTCGAGCTATTTACCGACCCTACCGTAAATCCAAATACTGCTTTCGGAATTAGCACAATGACCTATTGGAAAAACTATTTCAAATACTGGTTACTGAAAGAAAAAGAGGCAGGTCGCATTCATGTTGATGGAAACGGAGACCCTATTACAATTCCAAACTAA
- a CDS encoding RagB/SusD family nutrient uptake outer membrane protein: MKRISIYILASILFCTTSCSKWLEVAPEDRFTEDQIFETEVGFDEAMNGLYLGLAKDNLYGDKMTLTTVELLANRFHVLESSSPYMSLCTWNYNATYSLESFSNIWSQAYTSIGNANNLLAALDKQGTTVLPDAKRTRLKGEALAIRAYVHLDLLRLFGPVYNSVDSTKNAIPYYTQLSPEIETILPANQAMNLILKDINQALDYLKDDNSAEVGYNNYNNFRFNYVAAMALKTRALLWRNNKEEAFKLANETIALTDNFTWVTIDQAKNPRNPDRIFVNEMLFGVCNDRLYLNYDKYFSFELEPKSILSSGSATFIENIYEKSSNDYRFETQWKIPSYGVAYPTFFKFADITNKDGNYRQRFTIPLIRKSELFYIAAETAPNTADGLVFLNKIRNQRGLSSLASASQISNEIYKEYLKEFYGEGQVWYYYKRNRISAIVSPNGDKTSAIPSNAWVVPLPLNETDNR; the protein is encoded by the coding sequence ATGAAAAGAATTTCAATCTATATATTAGCATCCATCCTATTCTGCACAACGTCTTGTAGCAAATGGCTGGAAGTAGCGCCAGAAGATCGCTTTACCGAAGATCAGATCTTTGAAACCGAAGTAGGCTTCGACGAAGCGATGAATGGACTTTATTTGGGTTTGGCAAAAGACAACCTATACGGTGATAAAATGACCCTAACAACGGTAGAGCTTTTAGCAAACCGCTTCCATGTATTGGAATCAAGCTCACCTTACATGAGCCTATGTACTTGGAACTACAATGCAACCTATTCGCTCGAGTCATTCTCCAATATCTGGAGCCAGGCCTATACGAGTATCGGCAATGCAAACAATCTGCTTGCAGCACTTGACAAACAAGGTACTACAGTTTTACCAGATGCAAAAAGAACACGTCTAAAAGGCGAAGCATTAGCAATTCGAGCCTATGTACATCTTGATTTACTCCGTTTGTTCGGCCCGGTTTACAATAGTGTAGATTCTACGAAAAATGCGATTCCATACTATACACAATTGAGTCCTGAAATCGAAACGATACTTCCGGCAAATCAAGCGATGAATTTGATATTGAAAGATATCAATCAAGCGTTGGATTACCTAAAAGACGATAATTCCGCTGAAGTAGGCTATAACAACTATAATAATTTTCGATTTAATTATGTAGCGGCTATGGCTTTGAAAACAAGAGCGCTATTATGGAGAAATAATAAGGAGGAGGCATTTAAGCTAGCTAATGAAACCATCGCTTTGACCGACAACTTTACTTGGGTGACGATCGATCAAGCGAAGAACCCTAGGAATCCAGATAGGATATTTGTGAATGAGATGCTATTCGGAGTTTGCAATGATCGTTTATATTTAAACTACGATAAATACTTTTCATTCGAATTAGAGCCTAAGTCTATCCTTTCATCGGGATCTGCAACGTTTATTGAAAACATTTATGAAAAGTCCAGCAATGACTATCGATTTGAAACGCAGTGGAAGATTCCTTCTTACGGCGTAGCCTATCCTACTTTTTTCAAATTCGCGGACATTACCAATAAGGATGGAAACTATAGACAGCGCTTCACGATTCCATTGATTCGCAAAAGTGAACTATTCTACATTGCTGCCGAGACCGCACCTAACACTGCGGATGGATTGGTATTTCTTAATAAAATCAGAAACCAACGCGGCCTTAGTTCTTTAGCTTCAGCATCTCAGATCAGCAATGAAATCTACAAGGAATATCTCAAAGAATTCTATGGTGAGGGTCAAGTATGGTATTATTATAAGCGCAATAGAATTTCGGCAATTGTTTCTCCAAATGGGGACAAGACCTCGGCGATCCCATCCAATGCATGGGTAGTTCCTCTTCCATTAAACGAAACTGATAACCGCTAA